Part of the Panicum virgatum strain AP13 chromosome 4N, P.virgatum_v5, whole genome shotgun sequence genome is shown below.
TCCCATGAATATAATTTTGTACTTTTCTTCTATATTAATAGAAACGCACTCATCGAGTgttgttcgttcaaaaaaaacatGTGTGCAGCTCACGCTTGCAACGAGAACTCACAGAGACTGAACTAATTGTTGCCTGCGTGATGCCGCGCATGAACTGTTAATTTTGGTTCGAGTGTATatcaatgttttaaatagcgAGCTAAGCCTTTTAGCTATCAATGTCCAAAAACGGGCTATAGctagctatagcgggctatagcggtaGCTAAGAGCTAAATTATACGTGAAAAAACTTAGCTAAATTTCTCTCAAACAACTATAGCCGGagatagcggaagctatagccggagatttaaaaccttggTGTATATGCGGCGCTAATGTCATGTCCAAAATATCTTGGAAAATATTCCACATTTACGAGATGGAGCGTCAttaaaacattgccaaaaaaaaaagtcttgAGCGTGCATGACGCGACGACTGTGACATGTCACACAGCAGGTTATTGatagccgccggcgccgcccataTACGTAGGTTAGAAAAGGTCAATCTGTCCCATATCAACGACGAATTTTATTGACTAGAAATTTACAATTTGTACAAATATAAGTACCACTAACAAATGAACCAGAAATCATAGCATGGAACTTGGGGTTTGTACATCTTTAGGGCATGTTTTTTggattaaaaaatgaaaaagaaaaatcaaatatTACGAGTTTGCCCATTTTTATTCCCTAAATTGTTTAACACTACACAACAGAAAAGGGGCACAAGATTATCCAGAGACATGGAAATTAAAGCTTGTGCTACTGGTGAGATAGcaagaagattttttttttgagccggCATGAAGATTTCAGGGGtaaggtaaaaaaaaatcagggtCGGTCTCATGAAAACAGAAGGTGAAAAAATATCAGGGCCAAAAGTGTCCAAGACACTCTAAGCCACAGTATCTtccgtcttcctcctccctcctttcGTGATTCTTCTCTCGCACCTGATTCGATTTGATCTCTTCGTGGCCACCTCCTGTTTTCCAAAAAAAGTTGTCACTGTCATCCTCCTACTCTGAAGTAGTCTGTGCAGCTATAGCCTCACACCTGCTAGCGGTTGGCTGCTCCCTCTCGCAAgcaccttcctcttcctccctctccctgtcGCCTTCTCTTGTACGTCACATGTTGACACCATTGCCCCCCGGACCAAACGCCATTCTCTACGATTCAAgcaacctcctcctcctccatcgccATCTCCCCCTCCCAACTCCAGGTCTTCTCCTAGTCTTTCTCTCTCATCCACCcgttctttctctctcttgcgCACTTGCGACGATCACCAGCTGCAATATATTTCTCTCTCCATCTCTCGCTCGCAACCACCTAACCCCGCTTCTTGTTGTTGCCACCAAACTCGGCTGCCACTTCCTTGCTTCAagtctgcttcttcttcttcctcctccgatcctcttcttccctcctcctctCGATCGTTgccggagagaggagggggagcggCCGGCCGGTGGCGGTTGATCGATCGGTCGGTCGCCAGGCAATGATGGCGAGGCGCGCGTCGTGGCTCGCGGGCCTTGTGGCGGCGCAGCTGTGGTTGATCGTGGCGGTGCGCGGCAGGTTCGTGGTGGAGAAGAGCAGCGTGCGGGTGCTGGCGCCGGAGCACATCCGGGGCCACCACGACGCGGCCATCGGCAACTTCGGCGTGCCCGACTACGGCGGCACTCTCACCGGCGTCGTCATCTACCCGGACAAGAAGGCCACCGGCTGCGCCGAGTTCGACACCAAATTCAAGTCCAAgtcccgccgcccggtcatCCTCCTGCTTGATCGTGGAGGTACGTGCACcactccttttctttctttctttttttaaaaaaaggaagTCCACTTGAAAAGATGCTAAATTTTAGTACCTCGAACATATCTCAATGTCAATTCTGAAGATGGAGGTTTTGTTAATGAAATTCAGTTCTGATGAAAAATATGAAGAAACGGCATGTTTTGAAGTTAGGTTATTGATGatgcttttttttgtttgacaAAGCTTGTTTACTGATTATTCATGTTAATATCATAGTTGATGTCAATTGTCAGTGGTTGCTTTGCTGTTAGAGTTATTCTCATGGTGGCCTGCTTCTGTCGGAAAGCTATGTTTTAGATAATGATCATGATTTAGAATGGTTGTCAGAGTTATTGTCAGGGGTAGGCATGCCATCTAAGTGTGGTAGGGTATTTTAATCATTTGATGCCGATTGATCTCCAACTATGGTGTCACAAAGATTGCTATCAGGTTTTTCTAATTCAGTCCATCAAGCAGGGGATGGAAGCCCACTACCGAAGCAATAAACAGTAGTTCTGaactgtcaaaaaaaaaacagtagtTCTGAATCTCATTTGATCCGACCAACCAAGTTGGTGTCGGCGTGTGCCTTGATCCCTTGAAGCGAAAGACAGCAGCTGCAGAGACCAAACAGCTCCAGCCTTGCTTTCAAAGCAAAGGCTCCCCATGCTGAAGCTTCCGTCAGAGGCACAAAatagcatttttttttcatcagGAATAATTGCACAGAGATCACTTCACTTGAACACCCTCTGTTCGGGGCTCACCGGCCGCCGCCTGAGTTCCAAGTTGTGAGTTTCTGACGCGTGCCGCGACGTGCATTCAGAATGCTACTTCGCGCTCAAGGCGTGGAACGCGcagcgcgcgggcgcggcggcggtgctgatcGCCGACAGCGTGGACGAGCAGCTGCTGACGATGGACAGCCCGGAGGCGTCCCCGGGCACGGAGTACATCGACAAGATCAACATCCCGTCGGCGCTGGTGAACCGCGCGTTCGGCGAGTCCCTGAAGAAGATGACCCGGAcggtggccggcgacggcgacggcgacggcgaggaggtggtggtgaagCTGGACTGGCGCGAGTCGATGCCGCACCCCGACGAGCGCGTCGAGTACGAGCTCTGGACCAACAGCAACGACGAGTGCGGCGCCCGGTGCGACGAGCAGATGGAGTTCGTGCGCGGCTTCCGGGGCCACGCGCAGCTCCTAGAGCGCGGCGGCTACGCGCGCTTCACGCCGCACTACATCACCTGGTACTGCCCCGAGGCATTCCGGCTCACGCAGCAGTGCAAGTCCCAGTGCATCAACCACGGCAGGTGCGTGCGCTCTCCAGGCTGCGagaacgcgccggcggcggcgagagcttgCGTTGCGTCGGTGGCtgatcggcggcggcgatggtgggtgAGTGGCAGGTACTGCGCGCCGGACCCGGAGCAGGACTTCGGGGCGGGGTACGACGGCAAGGACGTGGTGGTGGAGAACCTGCGGCAGCTGTGCGTGCACCGCGTCGCCAACGAGAGCGGCCGGCCGTGGACGTGGTGGGACTACGTCATGGACTACAAGATCCGGTGCTCCATGAAGGAGAAGAAGTACAGCAAGACCTGCGCCGAGGACGTCGTCACCGCGCTCGGTGAGTTTATTCTGCCTGCCAGCGGCAGCACCGAGTTCCTGATCGTGCTAGCGAATAACGTGGTGGAATGGGAACCAACCAGGGTTGGATCTGAAGAAGGTGCTCGAGTGCATGGGCGACCCCGAGGCCGACGCCGAGAACGCCGTGCTGTCCAAGGAGCAGGAAGACCAGGTTCGTCGCGGCGATCTTCCTTTCCTGTCCCGGGATTCACAATTCCTTGAGCAAGAgacagtctctctctctctctctctctctctctctctctctctctctctctctctctctctctctctctctctctctctctctagcacTGAATCTTCAGGCCTGAATCTGACAGACCTCATGGTCACATGATGCTGCAATGTTTCAGATCGGCAGCGGATCGCGCGGCGACGTGACCATCCTCCCCACCCTGGTCATCAACAACGTTCAGTACAGAGGTCGGTGCCGGCTGCTGCGACATCTGCGTCGTCGTTGCAAACATTTGCATCCCTCGAGggctgtctgcaatgagatgacACGGTTTTCAATTTGCAGGGAAGCTGGAGCGGACGGCGGTGCTCAAGGCCGTGTGCGCCGGCTTCAAGGAGGGGACGGAGCCCCGGGTCTGCCTCAGCCCCGGTACGACGACCGGATCACCGGACCCTCTTCTGATTCCTTACTCAAGCTGTTCGTCGATCAAGAAGCCAAAATACCTGACGAAATCCCTACCCTGACGAGATCCCTGCCTCTGCGTCTGCAGATATCGAGACGAACCAGTGCCTGCACAGGAACGGCGGGTGCTGGCGCGACGAGGCCACCAACGTCACGGCCTGCCGGGACACGTACCGCGGCCGCGTCTGCGAGTGCCCCGTCGTCAACGGCGTCCGCTACGAGGGCGACGGCTACACCGACTGCCAGGCGGTCGGGCCGGGCAGGTGCGCCCTCAACAACGGCGGGTGCTGGTCGGAGACGAGAGGGCACCAGACCTTCTCCGCCTGCTCGGTATGCTGCCGTAACACCCTCCTCTGCCCGCTCCCATTCGCTGCCTGATTTTCTCCGGCAATGGCCGGTCGCTAACCTCACGCTCGCCGGCGATTGAAGGAGACCGCGCTGTCCGGGTGCCGGTGCCCGCCGGGGTTCCATGGCGACGGCCACAAATGCGAAGGTTGGTTTGGTTCTTGGTTCACCATGCTGAGCCTGAAATTCTGAATCGTTCAACTGATCGATCGAGGCAGTATCTGATCCATCCATGTCTTCTCGatctgctcctcctccatctccagaCCTGAACGAGTGCAGCGAGAAGCTGGCGTGCACCTGCCCGGACTGCCACTGCAAGAACACCTGGGGCAACTACGAGTGCACGTGCAAGGGCAATCAGCTCTACATCCGGGGCGAGGACGTCTGCATAGGTAATGCAACCAGCTTCGTCAGTAATCAGCACTAGCACCTGCCAATTCGACGGTTACGgactttttttttggttcttGGACATGTCGCGCAGCCAACAGCATGTCGAAGCTCGGCTGGTTCATCACCCTCGTCGCCGTGGCGTGCGTCGCCGGCGTCGGGATCGCCGGATACGTCTTCTACAAGTACAGGCTCAGGGTGAGTCCCCTGTTCCCAGATCTATGGCGGTTCAGGGCGAGCAGAGATAGTGACTGGAAACGAGAGCTCATCGGCGTTTCTGTCTTGCAGTCGTACATGGACTCGGAGATCATGTCCATCATGTCCCAGTACATGCCGCTGGACAACCAGAACAACGAGAACCAGCCGCTGAGGCAGCACGATTCAGAAGCTCTGAGGTAGGTAAACTTCACTCCCCAACAAAGTTCAGTCTGACAGACGTGAATTCTTCTGATTCAATTATTCAAAAATATTATTCTGATTCAGAGATGCATTTTTCAGGCACTGAAAATGGTGTGGTTGCTTGAAACGCTTGGATGGGGAGTTTGGACAGTGAGAAGTAGGTTTCCTGAATGAATGCATGGAGATGCTTGCTCTGTCGACCGACCTGCACGCACTATTTGTGGCCATACTCGACAGATGATTTGCTGTGATTTCGACGGTTTTTACTTCACTTTTGTATAGCGTAGAACTGTAGAAGAAAGATAACAGTTTGTACCGAGCACGGAGATGAGCTCTAGAGGATTAGATAGGTAGGCATTGGTCGCTCTTGCGGATCAAGAGGTGTTTGTACACGGAACAATTAGGGAAGGAATGTGTGAGCTATACATGTACATTGTACAGTAGGTAAGCCGTGCTCACGATACTGCCATACCGGTATATGTACTGCCCCGTTTGGTTTTATAGATGCGTCATAGAATGTATCTTCTAGGCtccgcatgaagtactaaataaaatctatttgcaacACCTCTTCAGAGATTgatgtaatttttcacgacaaatctaatgatggtaattaattgatgattggctacaataatgctacaataaccattttCTACACtcctaattagcggtcaaagtgcgTTTTAGTCCATTTCAGGgagaaaccaaacaagaccagAGTAACCATCCATCACACTCCTAATTAGCGGTTAAAGTGCGGGTGGAACAAGGCCAGTAGCGGTACGACTACCAGTAACAGCTGAGCAGCAagcgggccccgcctgtcagcgGATGTGGAAATGGCGGGAAGCAAGGACTCGTTTCCCGCCCCTTGGCTTTCTCCCGCCTGGCCGCCTATGTAATTACTTGCTCCCTCGCCGACTCGCCGTTGTTGCCTCCGCTTCCATCCCAATCCCACCAAGGAGAAGCAAGGCACCAAGCCATGAGCCAACCCGACTTCTCTCCGTCGCAGTTCTCCCAGTCCCAGAATGCCGCCGCCGATGCCACCGCACCGTCCAAGGTCCTCTCAACCTCAACCGCTGCCTGCCTCATGCGTGTTCC
Proteins encoded:
- the LOC120671539 gene encoding vacuolar-sorting receptor 6-like isoform X3; protein product: MMARRASWLAGLVAAQLWLIVAVRGRFVVEKSSVRVLAPEHIRGHHDAAIGNFGVPDYGGTLTGVVIYPDKKATGCAEFDTKFKSKSRRPVILLLDRGECYFALKAWNAQRAGAAAVLIADSVDEQLLTMDSPEASPGTEYIDKINIPSALVNRAFGESLKKMTRTVAGDGDGDGEEVVVKLDWRESMPHPDERVEYELWTNSNDECGARCDEQMEFVRGFRGHAQLLERGGYARFTPHYITWYCPEAFRLTQQCKSQCINHGRYCAPDPEQDFGAGYDGKDVVVENLRQLCVHRVANESGRPWTWWDYVMDYKIRCSMKEKKYSKTCAEDVVTALGLDLKKVLECMGDPEADAENAVLSKEQEDQIGSGSRGDVTILPTLVINNVQYRGKLERTAVLKAVCAGFKEGTEPRVCLSPDIETNQCLHRNGGCWRDEATNVTACRDTYRGRVCECPVVNGVRYEGDGYTDCQAVGPGRCALNNGGCWSETRGHQTFSACSETALSGCRCPPGFHGDGHKCEDLNECSEKLACTCPDCHCKNTWGNYECTCKGNQLYIRGEDVCIANSMSKLGWFITLVAVACVAGVGIAGYVFYKYRLRSYMDSEIMSIMSQYMPLDNQNNENQPLRQHDSEALRH
- the LOC120671539 gene encoding vacuolar-sorting receptor 6-like isoform X4; its protein translation is MMARRASWLAGLVAAQLWLIVAVRGRFVVEKSSVRVLAPEHIRGHHDAAIGNFGVPDYGGTLTGVVIYPDKKATGCAEFDTKFKSKSRRPVILLLDRGECYFALKAWNAQRAGAAAVLIADSVDEQLLTMDSPEASPGTEYIDKINIPSALVNRAFGESLKKMTRTVAGDGDGDGEEVVVKLDWRESMPHPDERVEYELWTNSNDECGARCDEQMEFVRGFRGHAQLLERGGYARFTPHYITWYCPEAFRLTQQCKSQCINHGRYCAPDPEQDFGAGYDGKDVVVENLRQLCVHRVANESGRPWTWWDYVMDYKIRCSMKEKKYSKTCAEDVVTALGLDLKKVLECMGDPEADAENAVLSKEQEDQIGSGSRGDVTILPTLVINNVQYRGKLERTAVLKAVCAGFKEGTEPRVCLSPDIETNQCLHRNGGCWRDEATNVTACRDTYRGRVCECPVVNGVRYEGDGYTDCQAVGPGRCALNNGGCWSETRGHQTFSACSETALSGCRCPPGFHGDGHKCEDLNECSEKLACTCPDCHCKNTWGNYECTCKGNQLYIRGEDVCIANSMSKLGWFITLVAVACVAGVGIAGYVFYKYRLRSYMDSEIMSIMSQYMPLDNQNNENQPLRQHDSEALR
- the LOC120671539 gene encoding vacuolar-sorting receptor 6-like isoform X2; this translates as MMARRASWLAGLVAAQLWLIVAVRGRFVVEKSSVRVLAPEHIRGHHDAAIGNFGVPDYGGTLTGVVIYPDKKATGCAEFDTKFKSKSRRPVILLLDRGECYFALKAWNAQRAGAAAVLIADSVDEQLLTMDSPEASPGTEYIDKINIPSALVNRAFGESLKKMTRTVAGDGDGDGEEVVVKLDWRESMPHPDERVEYELWTNSNDECGARCDEQMEFVRGFRGHAQLLERGGYARFTPHYITWYCPEAFRLTQQCKSQCINHGRYCAPDPEQDFGAGYDGKDVVVENLRQLCVHRVANESGRPWTWWDYVMDYKIRCSMKEKKYSKTCAEDVVTALGLDLKKVLECMGDPEADAENAVLSKEQEDQIGSGSRGDVTILPTLVINNVQYRGKLERTAVLKAVCAGFKEGTEPRVCLSPDIETNQCLHRNGGCWRDEATNVTACRDTYRGRVCECPVVNGVRYEGDGYTDCQAVGPGRCALNNGGCWSETRGHQTFSACSETALSGCRCPPGFHGDGHKCEDLNECSEKLACTCPDCHCKNTWGNYECTCKGNQLYIRGEDVCIANSMSKLGWFITLVAVACVAGVGIAGYVFYKYRLRVSPLFPDLWRFRASRDSDWKRELIGVSVLQSYMDSEIMSIMSQYMPLDNQNNENQPLRQHDSEALRH
- the LOC120671539 gene encoding vacuolar-sorting receptor 6-like isoform X1, giving the protein MMARRASWLAGLVAAQLWLIVAVRGRFVVEKSSVRVLAPEHIRGHHDAAIGNFGVPDYGGTLTGVVIYPDKKATGCAEFDTKFKSKSRRPVILLLDRGECYFALKAWNAQRAGAAAVLIADSVDEQLLTMDSPEASPGTEYIDKINIPSALVNRAFGESLKKMTRTVAGDGDGDGEEVVVKLDWRESMPHPDERVEYELWTNSNDECGARCDEQMEFVRGFRGHAQLLERGGYARFTPHYITWYCPEAFRLTQQCKSQCINHGRCVRSPGCENAPAAARACVASVADRRRRWWVSGRYCAPDPEQDFGAGYDGKDVVVENLRQLCVHRVANESGRPWTWWDYVMDYKIRCSMKEKKYSKTCAEDVVTALGLDLKKVLECMGDPEADAENAVLSKEQEDQIGSGSRGDVTILPTLVINNVQYRGKLERTAVLKAVCAGFKEGTEPRVCLSPDIETNQCLHRNGGCWRDEATNVTACRDTYRGRVCECPVVNGVRYEGDGYTDCQAVGPGRCALNNGGCWSETRGHQTFSACSETALSGCRCPPGFHGDGHKCEDLNECSEKLACTCPDCHCKNTWGNYECTCKGNQLYIRGEDVCIANSMSKLGWFITLVAVACVAGVGIAGYVFYKYRLRSYMDSEIMSIMSQYMPLDNQNNENQPLRQHDSEALRH